AACGTTTGGATCGGCCTTTTCGCCGACAGCCGGGAGAAATTTATCCATCAGATCAGCCTGTGCCGCACAGTGCTGGAGGGCCTGGGCCTCCCCCTGTTTGACGATGCGCTGGTCGCACAGATGCAGGATTATTACGACCGTACTATTTTCTGGGCGAGGGAAGCCAAAAGAGGAAAAATAGCCGATGATTAAGCGTTTTATTCAGGGAAACGATTCCCTTTTTTATTGCCCATTTACATACCGACGGTTGGTATTATAAATTTGATTTGGAGGTACGTGATATGAAAAAAGATAAACACACAGGCCCAAAATGGATGTTCGGCCGGGATTTTACCCTCATGGTAGCCGGACAGATCATCTCCCTTTTCGGCAATGCCATCCTACGGTTCGCCCTCTCGGTAGCGGTATTGGATATGACCGGTTCGGCCGCAGCCTTTGCCAGCATCGCTGCGCTAAGCATGCTGCCTACCATCCTTTTATCTCCGCTGGGCGGCGTGCTGGCCGATCGCGTCAGCCGCAAGGGCATTATGGCGGCGCTGGATTTCATTACAGCCGCGGTATTGGCGTCCTTTGCGCTGATCTTTCGTCAAACTCCTACCACCGCGGCCATCGGCGGCGTCATGGTTCTACTTTCGGTGATCCAGTCCTTTTATCAGCCCTCCGTTCAGGCCAGCATCCCCTCCCTTGTAGATGAACGTGGTTTGATGAGTGCCAACGGCATCGTAGCACAGGTAAACGCGCTGGCCAATTTGCTAGGTCCAATCCTGGGCGGGCTGCTTTATGGCGTATTTGGCCTTTATCCCGTTTTGTATGTGGGGATCATTTGCTTTTTCTTATCGGCTGTAATGGAGTGTTTTTTGCATATCCCCTTTATCCGCCAACAAAATCGCGGCGGTGTGCTGCAAACCATCAAGGGCGATTTTACCGATGCGCTGCGCTATATGGTACGCCAGGGCGAGGGATTAATGTCCCTACTGTTTTTGGTGGCGGGCATCAACCTGTTTCTCTCGGCCATGGTAGTGGTCGGCCTGCCCTATCTGGTCAAGATCTTCCTGGGACTTTCCAGCCAAATGTATGGTCTGGCAGAGGGGGCTATGGGCATCGGCTCGATCCTGGGCGGCGTGTTGGCCGGTGCGGTCGCCAAAAAGCTTAAATTCTCCGCCTCTCACCTGCTATTACTGCTCGCCGGTATCGCGGCTCTTCCGCTAGGGGCAGCAGTATTGCATAACGGTTGGCCGATGGGTTCATTTGCCCTGATCCTTTTGAGCGTTGCCGGGATGATGTGCTGCGCAACGCTGTTTTCGGTCTATGCACAAACGACCCTGCAGCAGCTGACGCCCGCCTCGCTTTTGGGTAAAATATCTTCTGTGGTCACGGTCATCTGCATGTGCGCCTTCCCGCTGGGGCAGGCGTTGTACGGCGCCCTGTTCGATTGGGCGAAACAATACGCCTTTATCGTAGTGCTCTTTGCCGGCCTGGCCAGTGTGGTCATCGCGCTGCTATCTAAGGGTGTGCTGCTGCGGATCAGCCAGCGCCTGCCCCAGCAGACAGAAGGTCAGCCCCTATGAAGGGTAATAAAAGCCCCGTCCGAACGATACGGGCGGGGCTAAATCTCTTTTTATCTCTAAAATACAATATCGCCTGGGCCATAGCCCGCTGGCAGCGGCTCTTCGCTTAAAAACGGCAAGCTATCATCCTTGAGCACAGGCAAAAAAGCGGCGTAGGGCAGCCGTCCAAACTCACAGGCATAATCGCTTGCGCCAAACCATGCGCCCTCCTTGCCGCGCAGGTTCAGCCCCCGAACGAATTTGGTATAGTTGCAGCAATCGTGCACCGCCAGGTCCCAGTCCTCCAGGACTGCCATCTTCATGAATTTCAGGGTCAGCTCCCGGCTCCAGATCGGCGAGATGTACCCATGGCGGGCCAGATACAGGCTCTCCCCTGCATAATTGCCGATGTTGTTGGGATTCAAGTGCAGTTCCGCACAGTTGATAAAGTCCAGCCCTGTTGCCAATATCTGTTGCTTTTTAGCCAGGAACCCCTCATAAAACTCAGGCGTCATAGGGGTCTCGATGCCCACCTGCGGGATGTAGCGCTTGGCCAGGCCGATGTTTTCGATCACCTTATCGGCACAGTTGGATGCGCCCAAGTTAAAGCGCAGCTCGTCAAGCCCCGCCTCCCCCAGCGCCTGAAGCGTTTGTTCTGTTGCCAGCAGCCCGTTGGTGTACAGATGCTGATGCACACCGGCGTTGCTGAACTTGCGCACCACGCCATAATACTTTTCGATCTCCATAAAGGGTTCCAGATAAACATATGAAACCCCAGTGGGTTTATTCTGTACGGAAAGCAGCAGGTCGATATCCTTTTCGTAAAATTTCGTGCC
Above is a genomic segment from Luoshenia tenuis containing:
- a CDS encoding MFS transporter: MKKDKHTGPKWMFGRDFTLMVAGQIISLFGNAILRFALSVAVLDMTGSAAAFASIAALSMLPTILLSPLGGVLADRVSRKGIMAALDFITAAVLASFALIFRQTPTTAAIGGVMVLLSVIQSFYQPSVQASIPSLVDERGLMSANGIVAQVNALANLLGPILGGLLYGVFGLYPVLYVGIICFFLSAVMECFLHIPFIRQQNRGGVLQTIKGDFTDALRYMVRQGEGLMSLLFLVAGINLFLSAMVVVGLPYLVKIFLGLSSQMYGLAEGAMGIGSILGGVLAGAVAKKLKFSASHLLLLLAGIAALPLGAAVLHNGWPMGSFALILLSVAGMMCCATLFSVYAQTTLQQLTPASLLGKISSVVTVICMCAFPLGQALYGALFDWAKQYAFIVVLFAGLASVVIALLSKGVLLRISQRLPQQTEGQPL
- a CDS encoding radical SAM protein, whose translation is MKISKKDARMWFEFFAALPEEELLGPKQQEIAYAAFAQIEVAVDARNEALMAQIGQLQSLEGRTLFVGNAEKFPKGCRSCLLGTGLSAIRKTNKCNIACKFCYNYGELEDIPPVGEGMWEIGGTKFYEKDIDLLLSVQNKPTGVSYVYLEPFMEIEKYYGVVRKFSNAGVHQHLYTNGLLATEQTLQALGEAGLDELRFNLGASNCADKVIENIGLAKRYIPQVGIETPMTPEFYEGFLAKKQQILATGLDFINCAELHLNPNNIGNYAGESLYLARHGYISPIWSRELTLKFMKMAVLEDWDLAVHDCCNYTKFVRGLNLRGKEGAWFGASDYACEFGRLPYAAFLPVLKDDSLPFLSEEPLPAGYGPGDIVF